From Schizosaccharomyces pombe strain 972h- genome assembly, chromosome: II, the proteins below share one genomic window:
- a CDS encoding phosphatidic acid phosphatase, whose amino-acid sequence MEAVGKHVKLFWNVYSDYAVLIAISLSYFVFDVLMLPFTRQFSLEDITISHPFALHEQVPTKYLGIICVFFPALVLYGFGKLRNNSLLFWKSLMGLLYSTMVCGLCVSLLKNAVGRPRPDFLARCQPFESTPKTGLVDVLSCSVPWSDKVLQDGFRSFPSGHTSFSFAGLGFLAIFLAGQLKMFRNKTSSWKVVVPLVPLSIASWIGLSRSQDYRHHKEDIAVGALFGFAIAYVVYRQLFPPLDHHNADILYVQAELDEGYTNVHSAGNSSATNAEQMV is encoded by the exons atGGAAGCAGTAGGCAAACACGTTAAGTTATTTTGGAACGTTTATAGTGATTATGCCGTACTTATAGCCATATCTTTAAGCTATTTCGTATTTGACGTACTAATGTTGCCCTTTACTCGCCAATTTTCCTTAGAAGACATAACCATTTCTCATCCATTTGCACTTCATGAGCAAGTTCCCACAAAGTATCTCGGT ATTATTTGTGTTTTCTTTCCTGCACTTGTCCTCTACGGATTCGGCAAATTAAGAAATAATTCGTTACTATTTTGGAAATCTCTTATGGGTCTCTTATACTCTACAATGGTCTGCGGTCTTTGCGTTTCTCTACTTAAAAATGCGGTGGGCAGGCCACGACCCGACTTCCTTGCACGCTGCCAACCTTTTGAGTCAACTCCAAAAACTGGTTTGGTAGATGTTCTATCTTGTTCTGTGCCATGGTCGGATAAAGTATTGCAGGATGGGTTCCGTTCTTTTCCATCTGGCCACacatcattttcatttgctGGCCTTGGATTTCTAGCAATCTTCCTTGCAGGTCAGTTAAAGATGTTCCGTAATAAAACCTCTTCATGGAAGGTAGTAGTCCCACTTGTGCCTTTGAGCATTGCATCCTGGATTGGTCTCAGCCGCAGTCAAGATTACCGTCACCACAAAGAAGACATTGCAGTCGGTGCCCTTTTTGGTTTTGCAATTGCGTATGTCGTTTATCGTCAACTCTTTCCTCCTTTAGATCATCATAATGCCGATATCTTATATGTCCAAGCTGAGCTCGATGAAGGTTATACCAACGTTCATTCAGCCGGTAACTCATCAGCCACGAACGCAGAACAGATGGTTTAA
- the mtx1 gene encoding metaxin 1 translates to MLQLFIYSPGLGQPTMDPGCLAALIYCALAVPKDEIEILRTANSGMSPTHKLPALWDGHVWIGSLKNILIYLKQKGYNLDNFDAKQLANVMAFTSLLEGSVNDLWLLEAFVNEENFVEAIRPAWSKALKFPHNYLTPNALQRQAKERLAQTLGIRDEEVSYEASRMPISHKWTNATRHRQALLRTQARRIRISSLARQVYGSLESLISDSKFIFGEKPTSLDCLFYAYLSFHAFTNELPQATLRPCLQFNSPKLYAYLKSLRETWFSDDSNILSPLSIKVQPENLLTIARLAWNNVTAKANDTRKSITKFSVPPERKLLWARNGFFIFASAFSFVWFVISNGIVVIETEDDEASFEEVDDAKESIQEKEIDETTESKATHDSSETSSSKELPKEEEKESSSFDLQPLSAQDLLFSGFAEDEIMDEEFGYDDDDDEEFDLDDLDDLEEEIV, encoded by the coding sequence ATGTTGcaacttttcatttatagCCCAGGACTTGGGCAACCAACGATGGATCCTGGATGCTTAGCGGCATTAATTTATTGCGCACTTGCCGTCCCAAAGGacgaaattgaaattcttCGCACTGCAAATTCAGGTATGAGCCCTACCCATAAGCTACCAGCTTTGTGGGATGGTCATGTTTGGATTGGATCTTtgaaaaacattttaataTACTTGAAACAGAAGGGCTATAATTTGGATAATTTTGATGCGAAACAGCTGGCCAATGTTATGGCCTTCACCAGTTTATTGGAAGGTTCCGTCAATGACCTTTGGTTATTAGAAGCCTTTGTTAATGaggaaaattttgttgaagCAATAAGACCTGCTTGGTCAAAGGCACTTAAATTTCCTCATAATTATTTGACACCCAATGCTTTGCAACGGCAAGCAAAAGAACGCTTGGCTCAAACACTTGGTATTCGCGACGAAGAAGTCTCTTATGAAGCATCAAGGATGCCTATTTCTCATAAATGGACTAATGCTACTAGACATAGGCAAGCTCTACTGCGCACGCAAGCTCGTCGTATAAGAATTTCGTCATTAGCTCGGCAGGTATATGGTTCGCTTGAGTCCCTGATTTCagattcaaaatttatattcGGTGAAAAGCCAACATCTCTCGATTGTTTGTTTTACGCCTATTTATCTTTCCATGCTTTCACCAATGAGCTTCCTCAAGCAACTTTGCGACCATGTTTGCAATTCAACTCTCCCAAGCTTTATGCCTATCTCAAATCTTTACGCGAAACCTGGTTTTCCGATGATTCAAACATACTTTCTCCTTTATCGATTAAAGTTCAACCCGAAAATCTATTGACTATAGCTCGCCTTGCTTGGAACAATGTTACTGCCAAAGCAAATGATACAAGGAAATCAATTACTAAGTTTAGCGTCCCTCCCGAAAGGAAACTGCTGTGGGCGAGGAATggattctttatttttgcaTCCGCTTTCAGCTTTGTATGGTTTGTCATCAGCAATGGTATAGTTGTCATTGAGACGGAAGATGATGAGGCTTCCTTTGAGGAAGTAGATGATGCTAAAGAAAGCatacaagaaaaagaaattgatgaaactACTGAATCAAAAGCGACCCATGACAGTTCAGAAACCTCATCAAGTAAAGAGTTACctaaggaagaagaaaaagagtCAAGTTCTTTTGATTTGCAACCTTTATCAGCGCAAgatttattgttttctgGATTTGcagaagatgaaattaTGGATGAAGAATTTGGGTATGACGATGATGACgatgaagaatttgatTTAGATGATTTGGATGACTTGGAGGAAGAGATTGTTTGA
- the shr3 gene encoding chaperone protein Shr3, with translation MAKRSIFRFADEKGLKVAARYGVLMSTSFIFALLFHSSVADVNTLWSPGPESAFDAAETYYTLVAGSHFIVKYTVYTIMGLNMIFHLIQATGAKGDDKLFFYSSTLLYLTALILFIVNVAPSMLVVKLQNYVQFPRNMHLSVLAASHVLVEFLLAGVILIQLGYVFGYHVQSIQQREYAEDMREQELAEKAKLESESATTQSVETVSTESVSKRK, from the exons ATGGCTAAAAGATCCATATTTCGTTTTGCTGATGAAAAGGGCTTGAAGGTCGCTGCCCGTTATGGAGTCCTTATGTCAActagttttatttttgctttactTTTCCACAGC AGCGTTGCCGATGTGAATACCTTATGGAGTCCTGGCCCTGAGTCTGCTTTCGATGCTGCTGAAACTTACTATACTTTGGTGGCTGGATCCCATTTCATTGTAAAATATACTGTATATACCATCATGGGACTTAATATGATTTTCCATCTTATTCAAGCCACTGGCGCTAAAGGTGATGACAAATTGTTCTTTTACTCTAGCACGCTTCTTTATCTTACTGCactaattttgtttattgttAATGTTGCTCCTTCTATGTTGGTTGTTAAGCTACAGAATTATGTTCAATTCCCACGAAATATGCACTTGTCCGTTCTTGCTGCTTCTCATGTTCTTGttgaatttcttcttgCTGGTGTCATTCTTATTCAACTTGGATACGTTTTCGGATATCATGTTCAAAGTATCCAGCAGCGCGAATACGCTGAAGATATGAGGGAGCAAGAATTAGCTGAAAAGGCTAAATTGGAATCCGAGTCTGCTACTACTCAGAGTGTAGAAACTGTTTCCACCGAATCTGTTTCAAAGCGCAAGTAA
- the sec66 gene encoding translocation subcomplex subunit Sec66, with translation MVSIYVPLIYITILMGSMYGVSRFVRKSKNQESKPVSEEWFGENYSRNIFFSLLQQNPPAEDTLLKAALVLRATEGLRRLMKLKVSRMALNNLLNRGGVGDELIRKFGRLEKETELELMDIAKTANSLQPGWNQFIFQTCNEIIENEKIHSIIDNIPKDIDSISQRWQTEKILYEAADEELRIQAQKELGVL, from the coding sequence ATGGTGTCGATTTACGTTCCCTTGATATATATTACCATTTTAATGGGCTCTATGTATGGAGTTTCTCGTTTTGTGCgaaaatccaaaaatcaGGAATCAAAACCAGTATCAGAAGAATGGTTTGGAGAAAATTATTCtagaaatatatttttcagtCTTTTGCAGCAGAATCCACCTGCCGAGGATACACTTTTGAAAGCTGCTCTCGTTTTACGGGCTACAGAAGGTCTTCGTCGATTGATGAAGCTTAAAGTATCGAGAATGGCATTGAATAATTTGCTCAACCGCGGCGGCGTTGGTGACGAGCTAATTCGTAAGTTTGGTCGTTTGGAAAAGGAAACTGAATTGGAGTTGATGGATATTGCCAAAACTGCCAATTCATTGCAGCCTGGATGGAATCAGTTTATATTCCAAACTTGcaatgaaataattgaaaacgaaaaaattcACAGCATAATTGATAATATTCCCAAGGACATTGATTCTATTTCGCAACGTTGGCAAACCGAAAAAATTCTGTATGAAGCCGCTGATGAGGAATTGCGTATTCAAGCCCAAAAAGAACTTGGAGTGCtataa
- the mef1 gene encoding mitochondrial translation elongation factor G, producing MLKLSFRSLTSRLPRLSTLVVRGYASVANTGIEASNTSENNLNIQEQLNDNDKKRLKQIRNIGISAHIDSGKTTFTERVLYYTGRIKDIHEVRGKDNVGAKMDFMELEREKGITIQSAATHCTWERTVDQIEANEKQKTDFEKSYNINIIDTPGHIDFTIEVERALRVLDGAVLVLCAVSGVQSQTITVDRQMRRYNVPRISFVNKMDRMGADPWKVIQQINTKLKIPAAAVQIPIGQEDKLEGVVDLIQMRAIYNRGSKGEKIEISQQVPENLIELAKEKRSALIEKLADLDEEIADIYVMEEDPTPEQLMGAIRRTTLARKFTPVLMGSALSNVGVQSVLDAVCDYLPNPSEVENIALNAADSEKPVSLVPSSEKPLVALAFKLEEGRFGQLTYLRIYQGTLKRGNYIYNVNSTKKIKVSRLVRMHSNDMEEIEKVEAGGICALFGIECASGDTFTDGSVSYTMTSMFVPEPVISLSLKPKSKDTTSFSKALNRFQREDPTFRVQLDNESKETIISGMGELHLEVYVERMRREYKVDCETGKPRVAFRETLSKKVPFSYLHKKQSGGAGQYAKVEGYIEYMDGVEDESGNVVDCEFINKVTGGTVPTQYIPACEKAFYEALKKGFLIGHPIKNCRFVLEDGAYHPVDSSELAFRLATISAFRTAFLQANPMVLEPIMNVSITAPVEHQGGVIGNLDKRKATIVDSDTDEDEFTLQAEVPLNSMFSYSSDIRALTKGKGEFSMEFLKYLPAPKYVQKELVDAYNKQQQK from the coding sequence atgcTAAAATTATCATTTAGGTCGCTGACAAGCCGCCTCCCCAGACTTTCTACTTTAGTCGTCCGTGGTTACGCGTCAGTAGCAAATACGGGCATTGAAGCTTCTAATACAtcagaaaataatttgaatatCCAAGAACAGTTGAATGATAACGATAAAAAGCGACTTAAACAAATTCGAAATATTGGAATATCTGCCCATATTGATTCCGGCAAGACTACCTTTACTGAAAGAGTTTTGTACTATACAGGAAGGATAAAAGACATTCATGAAGTCAGAGGAAAGGATAATGTCGGAGCAAAAATGGATTTCATGGAACTTGAACgggaaaaaggaattacCATTCAATCGGCTGCTACCCATTGCACTTGGGAACGTACTGTGGATCAGATTGAAGCTAacgaaaaacaaaaaactgACTTTGAGAAAAGTTATAACattaatattattgatACACCTGGTCACATTGATTTTACCATTGAGGTGGAGCGTGCCTTACGTGTGCTAGATGGTGCAGTGTTGGTACTCTGTGCTGTCTCCGGTGTTCAATCGCAAACTATCACAGTTGATCGACAAATGCGCCGCTACAATGTCCCCAGGATCTCTTTTGTTAACAAAATGGATCGTATGGGTGCAGATCCGTGGAAGGTCATTCAGCAAATAAACacaaaattgaaaattccCGCTGCAGCTGTTCAAATTCCTATAGGTCAAGAAGACAAACTTGAAGGTGTGGTTGATCTTATACAAATGCGTGCAATTTATAATCGTGGGTCGAAGGGTGAGAAAATCGAAATTTCTCAGCAGGTTCCTGAGAATCTTATTGAActagcaaaagaaaagcgCTCAGCTTTAATTGAAAAGCTTGCCGATTTAGACGAAGAAATTGCTGATATATACGTAATGGAAGAAGACCCTACACCTGAGCAGCTTATGGGAGCTATTCGTAGAACTACACTTGCAAGGAAGTTTACACCTGTATTAATGGGTTCTGCCTTGTCCAATGTTGGAGTTCAATCTGTTTTGGATGCTGTTTGCGACTACCTACCCAACCCTTCTGAGGTCGAAAATATAGCTTTGAATGCAGCAGACTCAGAAAAGCCAGTATCCCTTGTTCCTAGCAGTGAGAAGCCGCTTGTCGCTCTTGCTTTCAAACTCGAGGAGGGAAGGTTTGGCCAGCTCACCTATTTGCGAATTTATCAAGGTACACTCAAGCGGGGTAATTACATTTACAATGTCAAttctacaaaaaaaataaaagtttcaCGCCTCGTTCGTATGCATTCCAATGATATGGAAGAAATCGAAAAGGTTGAAGCTGGAGGGATTTGTGCGTTATTTGGTATCGAATGCGCTTCTGGAGACACCTTCACGGACGGTTCCGTATCGTATACTATGACTTCAATGTTTGTACCAGAACCCGTAATTTCACTTTCTTTAAAACCGAAGAGCAAAGATACAACCAGTTTTTCTAAGGCTTTGAATCGCTTTCAGCGTGAAGATCCCACTTTTCGTGTGCAGTTGGATAATGAATCGAAAGAAACCATCATTAGTGGTATGGGTGAACTTCATTTGGAAGTTTATGTCGAACGTATGCGTCGTGAGTACAAGGTTGACTGTGAAACGGGTAAACCAAGAGTTGCATTCCGGGAAACTCTTTCCAAAAAGGTACCTTTCAGCTACCTGCACAAAAAACAATCTGGTGGAGCCGGTCAATATGCAAAAGTAGAAGGGTACATTGAATACATGGATGGTGTGGAAGACGAATCTGGAAACGTTGTTGATTGTGAATTTATCAACAAAGTTACCGGTGGAACAGTCCCTACGCAGTATATTCCAGCTTgtgaaaaagctttttacGAAGCATTGAAAAAAGGATTTCTCATTGGTCATCctataaaaaattgcagGTTCGTTTTAGAAGATGGTGCTTATCATCCCGTTGATTCCTCTGAATTGGCATTTCGTTTAGCCACCATTTCTGCTTTCCGTACAGCTTTCTTGCAAGCGAACCCAATGGTTTTGGAACCAATTATGAACGTAAGCATAACGGCGCCTGTTGAACATCAAGGTGGTGTAATTGGTAATCTTGATAAGCGTAAGGCGACTATTGTCGATAGCGATACAGACGAAGATGAGTTTACGTTGCAGGCGGAGGTCCCTTTGAACAGCATGTTTTCTTATTCCTCGGATATACGAGCCTTGACTAAAGGCAAGGGTGAGTTTAGCATGGAGTTTCTCAAATATCTTCCAGCACCAAAATATGTGCAGAAGGAACTTGTTGACGCGTACAACaaacaacaacaaaaataa
- the trm734 gene encoding protein Trm734, protein MLVEGDKGVLEPVNFVGPVTSLALIHNDKFLCCAQGPCLRIYDVSESRHESDLIKSILLPFHNRIHGMLPCKQGLFVWGGTYFAVVDVETSQVYYDRISDWIFNAAELGEENKFCVVTSKNQVHLLSLSKGSWEVTNTISCEKTPLLFCATVQISGNEIYIASASAFQQIYVWKFNYNNPPSCVSIDTYLVGHEGACFDLKFSSDGRYLCSVSEDRTLRLWSIESSPFLIATGFGHSARVWRCVFLPNKEIATVSEDLTLRLWTWNDKTLTNTYTYTGHRGKHIWSLVVSSANPIIYTGGNDGSVRSWDYKTRIQESCISVSSLFTSKTLLASFCFVKCQKLLCLAKNGEMSIIDNKGKKAIPALTTTSDMSIIRSWKNSFFVAAASNKGTIYVFSYQNTNLLKAIDLHRGKIQQLLTYQVKERYFLLSKSFVGKNQFRVYLQEFDFEADKVNLISTIELELPATFDPTSLTVDEEYSNFLIGSRTGSLALYNIGESNYLSVWRRIHEFDAISSIHIKSSKRDYLLIQTVGRDGYVNLFSIPRVEKSAVPQELCSKKCCDGILSGGLCKKLKNGKENQWVWGFHASNFFLRDETNETNVFFIDCGGSHRPWAFSMEMDIQSFASYRANQLYIYSTALNLLQRNSVLQNGLHGREIRAMDFNPSGDLLLSGSEDTKVTLLEFQSNGNIIPLNSVKFHNSGIQSLTWFSDDILFSTGGLEELNVYRLIQKPEAYLKRIVHEKLCKPNKSNKTYDGDLRITDISVVKATHLGERVLWINTVQSDSTIKAFTYNVDTKQLNCIKSWKYKTVCLVFAEAVIFGSHLLLVVASTDGNVAIWNTFWRDPQIEPLIIWIKTVHQFCVKSLNISRDQDVLTISTGGDDGAISRSILLLEQISENSVVVNSLHNYFFAEAHASSVTGVLSITKELLLSVSIDQRILLWKVEGDSLKPILERYTHVADVGGMIRNNDFLIIYGIGCEVFRLGSLR, encoded by the exons ATGCTTGTTGAGGGTGATAAAGGTGTTTTAGAGCCAGTTAACTTTGTGGGTCCTGTTACTAGCTTGGCCCTTATTCACAATGATAAGTTTTTATGCTGTGCTCAAGGACCTTGTTTAAGAATTTACGATGTTTCTGAAAGTCGACACGAAAgtgatttaattaaatcaattttacTTCCATTTCATAATAGAATACATGGAATGCTTCCTTGTAAACAAGGATTATTTGTTTGGGGAGGAACCTATTTTGCAGTTGTTGATGTTGAAACGAGCCAAGTTTACTATGACCGTATATCTGACTGGATATTTAATGCAGCGGAGCTTggtgaagaaaataaattttgcGTCGTTACATCGAAAAATCAAGTTCATCTTCTTTCGTTAAGTAAAGGTTCGTGGGAAGTTACAAATACAATATCTTGCGAGAAAACGcctcttttgttttgcgCAACGGTACAAATAAGtggaaatgaaatttacATAGCTTCTGCTTCCGCTTTTCAGCAAATTTACGTGTGGAAATTCAATTATAACAATCCACCTTCTTGTGTTTCCATTGACACCTACCTTGTTGGACACGAAGGTGCTTGCTTTGATCTCAAGTTTTCATCGGATGGACGTTACCTTTGCTCAGTTTCTGAAGATCGTACCCTAAGGCTTTGGTCGATCGAGTCGTCACCCTTTTTAATAGCGACAGGCTTTGGTCACTCAGCTCGTGTTTGGCGTTGCGTGTTTCTACCCAACAAAGAAATAGCCACAGTTTCTGAAGATTTGACCTTACGTCTCTGGACTTGGAATGATAAAACGCTCACTAATACTTACACATATACTGGTCATCGCGGGAAACACATATGGTCACTAGTTGTCTCCTCTGCGAACCCAATAATATATACCGGTGGAAATGATGGATCAGTTAGGTCTTGGGATTACAAAACTCGTATTCAGGAATCCTGCATCTCAGTATCCTCATTGTTCACCTCAAAGACTTTGcttgcttctttttgttttgttaaatgtcaaaaattattatgCCTTGCCAAAAATGG AGAAATGTCAATTATAGataataaaggaaaaaaagcTATTCCTGCTTTGACTACCACATCGGACATGTCTATAATTCGTTCTTGgaaaaactctttttttgttgctgCTGCCTCCAACAAAGGTACTATATATGTGTTTTCATATCAAAATAcgaatttattaaaagctATTGATTTGCATAGGGGAAAGATTCAGCAACTGCTTACTTATCAAGTTAAAGAAAGATATTTTCTACTATCAAAATCATTTGTAGGAAAAAACCAATTTCGAGTTTACTTACAggaatttgattttgaagcCGATAAGGTCAACCTAATTTCAACAATAGAACTGGAGTTGCCGGCAACATTTGATCCGACTTCTCTTACAGTTGATGAAgaatattcaaattttttaattggtTCTCGAACAGGATCGCTGGCTTTGTACAATATTGGTGAAAGCAACTACCTTTCTGTATGGAGGAGAATTCATGAATTTGATGCAATTTCATCCATTCACATCAAGTCGTCAAAACGTGATTACCTCTTAATTCAAACAGTCGGACGTGATGGTTAtgtcaatttattttcaattccGAGGGTAGAAAAAAGTGCTGTTCCTCAGGAGCTGTGTTCGAAAAAATGTTGTGATGGTATACTAAGCGGG GGTTtgtgtaaaaaattaaaaaatggaaaggAAAATCAATGGGTTTGGGGTTTTCATgcatcaaatttttttttaagggATGAGACAAATGAAACtaatgttttctttattgATTGTGGAGGTAGTCATCGTCCATGGGCTTTTTCAATGGAGATGGACATTCAAAGTTTTGCATCTTATAGAGCAAATCaactttatatttatagCACTGCTTTAAATCTTTTGCAAAGAAATTCTGTATTACAAAATGGTTTGCATGGGCGTGAGATTCGAGCAATGGATTTCAATCCTTCAGGGGATCTTTTATTATCAGGATCTGAAGATACTAAAGTAACCCTGCTTGAGTTTCAGAGTAATGGAAACATAATTCCTCTGAATTCTGTCAAGTTTCATAATTCAGGAATCCAATCGCTGACCTGGTTTAGCgatgatattttattttccacTGGTGGTCTTGAAGAGTTAAATGTTTATAGGCTAATACAAAAGCCAGAGGCATATCTGAAACGGATCGTTCATGAAAAACTCTGCAAACCAAATAAAAGTAACAAGACTTACGATGGGGATCTTCGAATAACTGACATTTCTGTTGTAAAGGCAACCCATCTGGGTGAAAGAGTGTTATGGATTAATACTGTACAGTCCGATTCGACTATCAAAGCATTCACTTATAACGTAGATACGAAGCAGCtaaattgtataaaaaGTTGGAAATATAAGACAGTTTGTTTGGTTTTTGCCGAGGCTGTTATTTTCGGGTCTCATTTATTGTTGGTGGTTGCTTCGACTGATGGTAATGTTGCTATTTGGAACACATTTTGGAGGGATCCTCAAATTGAGCCATTAATAATTTGGATAAAAACAGTGCATCAATTTTGTGTTAAGTCATTAAATATTAGCAGGGATCAAGATGTGTTAACGATTTCTACGGGTGGTGATGATGGTGCAATTTCTCGATCTATACTTTTGTTAGAACAAATAAGTGAAAATTCAGTAGTAGTCAATTCTTTACATAACTACTTTTTTGCTGAAGCTCATGCTTCCAGTGTTACAGGTGTTTTATCAATTACCAAAGAGCTTTTGCTGAGTGTATCCATTGACCAAAGGATATTACTATGGAAAGTCGAGGGTGATTCATTGAAACCGATCCTGGAAAGATATACTCACGTAGCTGATGTGGGTGGCATGATCCgaaataatgattttttgataatttacGGAATTGGTTGCGAAGTTTTTAGACTGGGTTCTTTACGATGA
- the dni2 gene encoding claudin-like protein Dni2, translating to MERGTSKFSWIGLVARIYNYIPHPSIFSNAILGIAWLFLIFLCCSCLTKSSIFARLLRVKNETTTVDVGFFGVCDQAINSTSRVCHELRNWDQTTGGLAYETSRFAWLQVHPVLLAIVVVFSTLSIVLTILKYLAPAYIRQWSISCLTTSTAACLLLALQMALAHISANSYAVGMNLTGKATAKFGVAAAVFGWISSGFFLLFSLIHLGLWTIERNKQKLFEETSLSFSFITTKLRLIETQYFICKDY from the exons ATGGAAAGAGGAACTAGTAAATTCAGCTGGATTGGACTTGTTGCAAGAATATACAACTATATTCCTCATCCTAGTATTTTTTCGAATGCTATTTTAGGAATTGCAtggctttttttaatatttttatgttgCAGCTGCTTAACGAAATCATCTATTTTTGCGAGATTACTAAGAGTAAAGAATGAAACAACCACCGTAGACGTCGGTTTCTTTGGAGTGTGTGATCAAGCTATTAATTCAACGTCTCGAGTTTGCCATGAGCTTCGAAATTGGGATCAAACAACTGGTGGTTTAGCATATGAAACTTCGAGATTTGCGTGGCTTCAAGTTCATCCTGTTCTCCTCGCGATTGTTGTTGTATTTTCAACACTATCCATTGTTTTGACTATTTTAAAGTACTTGGCTCCTGCATACATACGCCAATGGTCAATAAGTTGTTTAACTACTAGTACAGCCGCCTGTTTGCTTTTAGCACTCCAAATGGCTTTAGCTCATATTTCGGCTAATTCATATGCTGTAGGAATGAATTTAACTGGGAAAGCTACAGCAAAATTTGGGGTAGCTGCAGCAGTTTTTGGGTGGATTTCCAGTGGATTCTTTTTGCTATTTTCGCTAATACATTTGGGACTTTGGACTATTGAACGAAACAAGCAAAAGttatttgaagaaacaTCTCTCTCATTTAGCTT CATTACTACTAAATTAAGATTAATTGAAACACAATACTTCATTTGCAAAGACTATTAA
- a CDS encoding rRNA methyltransferase → MSLNVDIGLGTYDFSKWGYIDVHKIKEVHIYDFDNTLFQTPLPNANIWSNQAIRILMAFNILANGGWFFDPHVLAATGDGVEVEEKRAWEGWWNEKIVSQARESIRRPDVLAVLLTGRNEGFRGIVEKIIASKGLDFQGVVFKLQAPDGFWPQTLNFKLWFFNEVYRHFLYINSTRIYEDRPSHIEAFSAWLTERKKKNKNADFEIIAVAEPPKYLKFKVEIALVRGMLTAHNLKAPSLKLPLYKFVKNVIATVVTVPVAELHHIRNAFFNIPIAEIMESVSANSSRRNSHDSNSTIICEPEYPPDTSFNSSPGRLWIVTAIGRYRDEYWTVRAEAAEGYDCEKIHEIDVADIPSLYGTILYVSMSTGIVKSEIGDIGAQQWKTLAPSERWILRTNIRKECTYDIRYKRPYVSSLKYSDDDLTAGRASPMTGPTKRK, encoded by the exons ATGAGTTTGAACGTTGACATTGGGCTTGGAACCTAtgacttttcaaaatgggGATATATAGACGTTCATAAAATCAAAGAGGTTCACATTTATGATTTCGATAAT ACCTTGTTCCAAACTCCATTGCCAAATGCAAACATATGGAGCAATCAAGCGATTCGGATTTTGATGGCATTTAATA ttttggCTAATGGCGGATGGTTTTTTGATCCACACGTTTTAGCTGCTACCGGTGACGGTGTCGAGGTCGAGGAGAAGAGAGCCTGGGAAGGCTGGTggaatgaaaaaat TGTTTCACAAGCCAGAGAATCGATACGTCGACCTGATGTTTTAGCGGTATTACTTACTGGCCGCAACGAAGGGTTTCGAGGAATCGTGGAAAAAATCATTGCAAGCAAGGGTTTAGATTTCCAAGGGGTTGTGTTTAAACTTCAAGCTCCTGACGGTTTTTGGCCCCAAACACTCAACTTTAAgctttggttttttaatgaagttTACCGTCATTTCCTATATATTAACTCCACGAGGATATATGAAGATCGACCCTCCCATATAGAAGCATTTTCTGCCTGGTTGAcagaacgaaaaaaaaagaataaaaatgcagattttgaaattattgcTGTCGCCGAACCTCCCAAGTATTTGAAGTTCAAAGTTGAGATTGCTCTTGTACGTGGAATGCTCACTGCCCACAATTTGAAAGCCCCATCTTTGAAATTACCCTTATACAAGTTTGTGAAGAATGTGATAGCAACTGTTGTTACGGTACCTGTCGCAGAGCTTCACCATATTCgcaatgctttttttaacatacCAATTGCTGAAATAATGGAAAGTGTTAGCGCTAATTCTTCACGTAGGAATTCACACGATTCTAATTCAACAATTATATGTGAACCCGAATATCCTCCAGATACGTCTTTTAATAGTAGCCCTGGCCGCTTGTGGATTGTTACGGCGATTGGAAGATATCGTGACGAGTACTGGACGGTGCGTGCTGAGGCTGCAGAAGGATATGACTGTGAAAAAATACACGAAATTGATGTCGCCGATATCCCTTCTCTTTATGGCACTATATTATACGTGTCCATGTCAACTGGTATTGTAAAATCGGAGATTGGAGATATTGGAGCTCAGCAGTGGAAGACATTAGCACCTTCCGAGCGATGGATTCTTCGTACAAATATCAGAAAAGAATGTACATATGACATTCGATACAAACGACCTTATGTATCGTCGTTGAAATATTCCGATGATGATTTGACTGCTGGTCGTGCTTCTCCTATGACTGGTCCAACAAAACGCAAGTAA